A stretch of the Solanum dulcamara chromosome 6, daSolDulc1.2, whole genome shotgun sequence genome encodes the following:
- the LOC129892130 gene encoding protein-tyrosine-phosphatase IBR5-like yields the protein MRKRERENPCGICGHYHKYEEGEPCGVCGHRMPAVSDKGSSIQVSAFPSEILPEFLFLGSYDNASRAELLKTQGISRVLNTVPACQNLYKNSFTYHCLQDDQDLHFDDAIQFLEQCEKDRARVLVHCMSGKSRSAAIVIAYLMKSKGWKFAQSYQWVKDRRPSIDLNQGVYQQLQEYEQKIFGSLENKSASVMPVFSSPVAPSFSFNYPKPSDSVQIPAFNSSAATSIFTRPVFGVPPQEFTFGSAHNQRSASDIHLNSNQNPNSSDIAMDGS from the exons ATGAGGAAGAGAGAGAGGGAAAACCCATGTGGTATTTGTGGGCATTATCACAAGTACGAGGAAGGGGAGCCTTGTGGGGTTTGTGGTCATCGAATGCCTGCTGTATCTGATAAGGGTTCTTCAATTCAAGTCAGTGCTTTTCCTTCTGAGATCTTGCCAGAGTTTCTCTTCTTGGGCAGCTATGATAATGCTTCTCGGGCTGAGCTTCTTAAGACTCAAGGGATTTCTCGTGTTCTCAAT ACTGTACCTGCTTGTCAAAATCTATATAAAAATTCCTTTACTTATCACTGCCTTCAAGATGATCAAGATTTGCACTTTGACGATGCTATCCAATTCTTAG AACAATGTGAAAAGGATAGGGCTCGTGTTCTTGTACATTGTATGTCAGGGAAAAGCAG GTCAGCTGCCATTGTAATTGCTTACCTGATGAAAAGCAAAGGCTGGAAATTTGCACAGAGCTATCAGTGGGTGAAAGATCGGAGGCCTTCTATTGACCTTAATCAAG GGGTTTACCAACAACTGCAGGAATATGAGCAGAAGATCTTTGGGTCACTGGAGAACAAGTCTGCATCTGTCATGCCAGTCTTCTCTTCTCCTGTGGCGCCATCCTTCAGCTTTAACTACCCAAAGCCTAGTGATTCAGTTCAAATTCCAGCCTTCAACAGTTCTGCTGCGACATCAATTTTCACTCGTCCTGTTTTTGGCGTTCCTCCACAGGAATTCACCTTCGGATCTGCTCATAATCAACGGAGTGCCTCAGATATCCATTTGAATTCAAACCAAAATCCAAATAGTAGCGACATTGCTATGGATGGTTCGTAA
- the LOC129892131 gene encoding putative E3 ubiquitin-protein ligase XBAT35 translates to MDGEDRLRTMWRNLKQRLGFTGLACCGSSWNLRVSDVTMREEEETEQAQQIQAQLFGEEPMIAAHQGNVDLATALAAERRYRSVDTTAQLKTLMRLFEETDGRDEKKSLKWYIKEEGRGGIDEMCCVCMERNKGAAFIPCGHTYCRVCSRELWLNRGLCPLCNCSIKEILNIF, encoded by the coding sequence ATGGACGGTGAAGATAGGCTGAGGACGATGTGGAGAAACTTGAAGCAACGACTGGGATTCACCGGACTGGCCTGCTGTGGATCCTCTTGGAACCTGAGAGTATCAGACGTGACGAtgagggaagaagaagaaacagaaCAAGCCCAACAAATACAGGCTCAATTATTCGGCGAAGAGCCCATGATCGCGGCCCATCAAGGAAACGTGGACCTCGCTACAGCGCTGGCGGCGGAACGTCGATACCGGAGCGTGGATACCACGGCGCAACTGAAGACGTTGATGAGATTGTTTGAGGAAACGGACGGCAGAGATGAGAAGAAGAGTCTCAAATGGTACAttaaagaagaaggaagaggTGGAATTGATGAAATGTGCTGCGTGTGCATGGAGAGGAATAAAGGTGCAGCGTTTATCCCCTGTGGACATACCTATTGTAGGGTTTGTTCCAGAGAATTGTGGTTGAACAGAGGCTTATGCCCTCTTTGTAACTGTTCCATTAAAGAGATTCTCAATATTTTCTAA